A single genomic interval of Musa acuminata AAA Group cultivar baxijiao chromosome BXJ3-4, Cavendish_Baxijiao_AAA, whole genome shotgun sequence harbors:
- the LOC135634877 gene encoding ultraviolet-B receptor UVR8-like yields MADRSRAFCIEELPAHLILEILSCGRLGAADLACLEATCRMFRGADGLFPDKFRSLVEFAAFHICNVHPIFGSLPHNARANLLDRCNGNWKRLLRFLQSVEQSSSSVETSAGNMQVTTGRYHTLLVHNSSVYSCGSNLCGVLGHGQDTTQCAAFSRINFPSLSHVIHISASHNHAAFITQSGEVFTCGDNSSFCCGHGEVGRTIFKPTRIEALKGIPCKQVATGLSFTVILTMRGQVYTCGSNAHGQLGLGDTIDRPTPRIIELFEGLGQVVQIAAGASYTFVVTDDGTVHSFGSCTNFCLGHGDQHDELVPRAIQSFKRRNIYIQRVSAGDEHALALDSSGYVYTWGRGYCGALGHGDENDKTSPELLTSLKGHLAVQVCARKRKTFVLTDEGSVFAFGWMGFGSLGFSDRGSSDKVMKPRILDSLKSHYVSQISTGLYHTVGITNRGLVFGFGDNERAQLGHEKIRGCLKPTEIAVGKMVDDMPIAAPSS; encoded by the exons ATGGCGGACCGCAGTCGTGCCTTCTGCATTGAAGAGCTGCCCGCACATTTAATTCTGGAGATATTGAGCTGTGGGCGTCTAGGGGCTGCCGACCTTGCATGCCTCGAGGCAACTTGCCGGATGTTTCGTGGTGCCGATGGGCTATTTCCCGACAAATTCCGGTCCTTGGTTGAGTTTGCTGCATTCCACATTTGTAACGTACACCCAATATTCGGTTCCCTCCCACATAATGCACGTGCAAACCTGCTTGATCGCTGTAATGGGAATTGGAAGAGACTCCTGAGGTTCTTGCAGTCTGTGGAGCAATCTTCCAGCAGCGTCGAGACATCAGCAGGCAAT ATGCAGGTAACCACCGGAAGATATCATACACTCTTAGTTCACAACTCATCCGTGTATTCATGCGGATCCAATTTATGTGGGGTGCTTGGTCATGGTCAAGATACAACTCAATGTGCTGCATTTAGTCGCATTAATTTTCCTTCCCTCTCACATGTCATCCATATTTCAGCCTCTCACAACCATGCAGCATTCATTACACAGTCCGGAGAG GTGTTCACTTGTGGTGATAATTCATCATTCTGCTGTGGTCATGGAGAAGTCGGTCGGACCATATTCAAGCCTACTCGCATTGAGGCACTGAAGGGGATTCCGTGCAAGCAG GTTGCCACTGGGTTAAGTTTTACTGTGATTCTTACAATGCGAGGCCAAGTTTACACATGTGGGAGTAATGCACATGGCCAACTTGGTCTTGGTGATACCATAGACAGGCCTACTCCTAGAATTATTGAGCTCTTTGAGGGGCTGGGACAAGTGGTTCAGATTGCTGCTGGTGCAAGTTATACCTTTGTTGTCACAGATGATGGAACAGTTCATTCTTTTGGTTCCTGTACCAACTTTTGCCTTGGTCATGGAGATCAACATGATGAACTTGTTCCACGTGCCATCCAGTCCTTTAAAAGGAGGAATATTTATATCCAACGTGTCTCTGCTGGAGATGAGCATGCATTGGCCCTTGATTCAAGTGGATAT GTATATACATGGGGTAGAGGCTATTGTGGAGCCCTAGGCCACGGTGATGAGAATGATAAGACTAGTCCAGAATTATTGACCAGTTTGAAGGGTCACCTTGCTGTACAG GTGTGCGCAAGGAAAAGAAAAACTTTTGTACTAACGgatgaaggttcagttttcgcCTTTGGATGGATGGGTTTTGGTAGTTTAGGATTTTCTGATAGAGGAAGCTCTGACAAAGTCATGAAGCCACGTATTCTTGACAGCTTGAAATCTCACTATGTATCCCAAATCAGTACTGGACTCTACCACACCGTCGGGATCACCAATAGAGGTCTCGTATTTGGCTTCGGTGATAATGAGAGGGCACAACTGGGGCATGAAAAGATACGAGGTTGCTTAAAGCCAACAGAAATAGCAGTTGGGAAGATGGTGGATGATATGCCAATTGCAGCACCTAGTAGTTGA
- the LOC103985199 gene encoding uncharacterized protein LOC103985199, with translation MIGRESNLRKEAAVNLSEVAARTQLRKIRQKGYVYVELRRVGRRIIFFCTLCLTPCYSETVLFDHLGGNLHERRLAGAKATLFGATPWPFDDGVLFFDSSPETDMLLPGSDYQNDMSMVVSDSSGNDDEVTSRFIVNPTSMHDAPGLGRNCSAQKGSGNGSNLDGSPDAQRGLIVKGCGASSRSSCSVADEVTTCNWADNSLIIPGVLLKQGVSGLAVQPLGVGQIAYRVQENKESRGKIITRIWCAWLGQEGSNLSDELNVPVTSQYAIVNFPYAYGLGRKPAPGDEDLPMSPGSFFEVDDTGHCRERKRKLSSDQEDYSEGLNGSCESPSGVCPSLDSIVAQDPQQLETRLVSSKVVGQEPRIQKRRPAERTCDICRQPMLPGKDVATLLNRRTGNLACSSRNTTGAFHPFHASCLIHWILICELEMLADQKQSTKTTEDAREDQRLENRISSVFCPECQGTGISIQGEEFEKPTIPLSKMFCYKLKAIEATKAWMKKPEMLKKCSTGLHFPSDCTENSEENVVPLKLLHFFRAHEQMQA, from the exons ATGATAGGAAGAGAATCGAATCTGAGGAAGGAAGCCGCAGTGAACCTGAGTGAAGTGGCGGCAAGGACTCAACTACGGAAGATACGGCAAAAGGGGTACGTGTATGTGGAGCTCAGACGTGTCGGGAGGCGCATCATCTTCTTCTGCACCCTTTGCCTCACCCCATGTTACAGCGAAACGGTGCTGTTTGATCATCTTGGGGGGAATCTCCATGAACGAAGGCTTGCTGGTGCCAAAGCGACTCTTTTTGGAGCCACACCGTGGCCTTTCGATGATGGTGTTCTTTTCTTTGATAGTTCTCCTGAGACTGACATGCTGTTACCGGGTTCAGATTATCAAAATGATATGTCTATGGTTGTTAGTGACAGTTCTGGGAACGACGATGAAGTAACTTCGAGGTTTATAGTGAATCCGACCAGTATGCATGATGCTCCCGGTCTTGGTAGGAATTGCAGTGCGCAAAAGGGTAGTGGTAATGGTTCTAATCTCGATGGTTCCCCAGATGCTCAACGTGGATTAATTGTAAAAGGTTGCGGTGCTTCTTCAAGATCTAGCTGTTCTGTCGCAGACGAGGTTACAACTTGCAATTGGGCTGATAATAGTTTGATTATTCCTGGGGTCCTACTTAAGCAGGGAGTTTCAGGTTTGGCTGTGCAACCCTTGGGAGTTGGGCAGATTGCATACAGAGTACAAGAAAACAAGGAATCTCGTGGTAAGATCATTACCAGGATATGGTGTGCCTGGCTGGGACAAGAAGGATCCAACCTTAGTGATGAGTTGAATGTGCCGGTAACTTCACAATATGCTATAGTTAATTTCCCTTATGCATATGGCTTAGGTAGGAAGCCAGCTCCAGGCGATGAAGATCTTCCAATGTCACCTGGTTCTTTCTTTGAAGTTGATGACACTGGGCATTGTAGGGAGAGGAAAAGGAAATTGTCCTCAGATCAGGAAGACTACTCAGAAGGTTTGAATGGTTCTTGCGAGTCCCCTTCTGGAGTTTGTCCAAGTTTGGACAGCATTGTGGCACAAGATCCCCAACAGCTTGAGACGAGACTGGTATCAAGCAAGGTCGTCGGGCAAGAGCCGAGAATACAGAAACGTCGTCCTGCAGAGAGAACCTGTGACATCTGTAGGCAGCCAATGCTCCCTGGAAAGGATGTGGCTACGCTACTGAATCGTCGTACTGGTAATTTAGCTTGCAGCAGTAGGAACACTACTGGG GCTTTTCATCCATTTCATGCTTCATGCCTCATACACTGGATCCTCATATGTGAGTTAGAAATGTTGGCTGACCAGAAACAGAGCACTAAAACGACAGAGGACGCAAGGGAAGATCAACGACTAGAGAACCGAATTTCTTCGGTCTTTTGCCCGGAGTGCCAGGGCACTGGAATATCCATCCAAGGAGAGGAATTTGAAAAACCCACCATTCCACTTTCTAAG ATGTTCTGCTATAAGCTGAAAGCCATCGAGGCAACCAAGGCATGGATGAAAAAACCAGAAATGCTCAAGAAATGCTCCACCGGACTTCATTTCCCTTCTGATTGTACTGAAAACTCAGAG GAGAATGTCGTACCTCTAAAGTTGCTGCACTTCTTTCGAGCCCATGAGCAGATGCAGGCTTAA
- the LOC103986086 gene encoding expansin-A12, producing the protein MVSLIFFAMLSLAVAKAQWLPGHATFYGANQDPTSLGGACGYDNTIHAGFGINTAALSGALFRQGEACGACFEIACDAGADPQWCLGHATVTVTATNFCPPNNNGGWCDPPRRHFDMSLPAFSRIARVGSEGIVPVLYRRVACKRSGGVRFTLKGQGNFNLVMFSNVGGSGDVKAAWIRGSRASTWSAMQRNWGANWQTNADYRNQRLSFRLALGDGKTLEFSGVVPSSWSPGETFVSQTQFS; encoded by the exons CACTCATCTTCTTCGCAATGCTAAGCCTGGCGGTGGCCAAGGCTCAGTGGTTGCCGGGGCATGCCACGTTCTACGGAGCCAACCAAGACCCTACTTCGCTTG GAGGAGCTTGTGGTTACGACAACACCATCCACGCCGGCTTCGGCATCAACACGGCAGCCTTAAGCGGCGCGCTGTTCCGACAGGGCGAGGCCTGCGGCGCGTGCTTCGAGATCGCCTGTGACGCAGGCGCCGACCCGCAGTGGTGCCTTGGCCACGCCACCGTCACCGTCACCGCCACCAACTTCTGTCCTCCCAACAACAACGGTGGCTGGTGCGACCCGCCCCGTCGTCACTTCGACATGTCTCTCCCCGCCTTCTCCCGCATCGCTCGTGTAGGCAGCGAAGGCATCGTCCCAGTCCTCTACAGAAG GGTGGCCTGCAAGAGGTCAGGCGGAGTGCGGTTCACGCTGAAAGGACAGGGAAACTTCAACCTGGTGATGTTCTCCAACGTGGGGGGGAGCGGCGACGTGAAGGCTGCATGGATCAGGGGCTCGAGGGCGTCGACGTGGAGCGCCATGCAGCGGAACTGGGGCGCCAACTGGCAGACCAACGCCGACTACCGGAACCAGCGGCTGTCGTTCCGGCTCGCGCTCGGCGACGGGAAGACCCTGGAGTTCTCAGGCGTCGTACCCTCGAGCTGGAGCCCCGGGGAGACCTTCGTGTCCCAGACTCAGTTCTCGTAG
- the LOC135636291 gene encoding expansin-B16-like, translating into MASCFFSPFSFFYSFLLLSVFALFCFDTSEPHPVVDPHWHPATATWYGSPNGDGSDGGACGYGSLVDVRPLRARVGAVSPVLFKGGEGCGACYKVRCLDPVVCARRPVTVIVTDECPGGYCAFGRTHFDLSGAAFGRMAVPGKASRLRDRGEMPVVFRRTPCKYPGKSIAFHVNEGSTNFWLSLLVEFEDDDGDIGSMHIKQANSVEWLEMKHIWGANWCIIGGPLQGPFSVKLTTLTTRKTFSARDVIPRNWSPKATYTSRLNLR; encoded by the exons ATGGCTTCTTGCTTCTTCTCTCCCTTCTCCTTTTTTTACTCCTTTCTTCTCTTGTCCGTGTTTGCCTTGTTCTGTTTCGATACCAGCGAACCACACCCCGTCGTCGACCCGCATTGGCACCCGGCGACCGCGACCTGGTACGGCAGCCCCAACGGCGACGGCAGCGACG GTGGGGCGTGCGGGTACGGGTCGCTGGTGGACGTGCGGCCGCTGCGGGCGCGGGTGGGGGCGGTGAGCCCCGTGTTGTTCAAGGGCGGGGAGGGGTGCGGCGCCTGCTACAAGGTGCGCTGCCTGGACCCGGTCGTCTGCGCCCGCCGTCCCGTCACCGTCATCGTCACCGATGAGTGCCCCGGCGGGTACTGCGCCTTCGGCCGCACCCACTTCGACCTCAGCGGCGCCGCGTTCGGCCGCATGGCCGTCCCCGGCAAGGCCAGCCGGCTACGTGATCGTGGCGAGATGCCCGTCGTGTTCCGCAG GACTCCATGCAAATACCCAGGTAAGAGTATCGCTTTTCACGTAAATGAAGGTTCCACAAACTTTTGGCTGTCACTTCTTGTGGAGTTTGAGGACGATGATGGAGACATCGGATCCATGCATATAAAACAA GCAAATTCTGTAGAGTGGCTAGAGATGAAGCACATATGGGGAGCAAATTGGTGTATCATTGGGGGGCCTCTGCAAGGTCCCTTCTCAGTAAAGCTTACTACGTTAACCACCCGGAAGACCTTCTCAGCTCGGGATGTGATTCCCAGGAACTGGTCTCCCAAAGCCACCTACACCTCTCGGCTCAACTTACGTTAG
- the LOC135637035 gene encoding uncharacterized protein LOC135637035 has protein sequence MSGQPQGGSPPQHSLAFRVMRLCRPSFQAEDAVFRLLDPLDLLAPEDLLDDPTLPLDLLFDDAAGPDARVANSDFTFRDRFQIRSPVDAMSLSGLLVLPQSFGNIYLGETFSSYISVNNSSKFEARDVIIKAEIQTERQRILLLDTSKSPVESIRSGGRYDFIVEHDVKELGPHTLVCTALYNDGDSERKYLPQFFKFVVSNPLSVKTKVRTVKDNTLLEACIENHTKSNLYMDQVEFEPAQQWIATRLEVDEHTSETNSKTRGLFKPPILVTAGGGIYNYLYLLKSTVESGRVRVDSSSILGKFQITWRTNLGEPGRLQTQQIYGTPIVHKDIDLHILDVPPIIVLERPFLVHLSLKNQTERTLGPFEIFTSPGISSEEKVAMVNGIQKLVLPPVEAFDSNIIELNMIAPRLGVQKISGVTVFDVREKKVYDPLPDIEIFVDRA, from the exons ATGTCGGGTCAGCCCCAGGGCGGCTCACCGCCCCAACACTCCCTCGCCTTCCGCGTGATGCGGCTGTGCCGCCCCTCCTTCCAGGCCGAGGATGCCGTCTTCCGCCTCCTCGacccgctcgacctcctcgcccCCGAGGACCTCCTCGACGACCCCACCCTTCCCCTTGATCTCCTGTTCGACGATGCTGCAGGCCCCGATGCCCGCGTCGCCAACAGTGACTTCACCTTCCGCGACCGGTTCCAGATCCGTAGCCCCGTCGATGCCATGTCCCTCTCCGGCCTCCTCGTCCTTCCTCAATCTTTTGG AAATATCTATTTGGGGGAGACGTTCTCCAGCTACATCAGCGTCAACAATAGCTCGAAATTTGAAGCAAGGGACGTGATCATCAAG GCAGAAATTCAAACAGAAAGGCAAAGGATCCTGCTTTTAGATACATCAAAATCACCTGTTGAATCAATACGTTCTGGGGGCAGATATGATTTCATTGTCGAACATGATGTTAAAGAACTCGGGCCTCACAC GCTTGTTTGCACTGCTTTGTACAATGACGGTGACAGCGAGCGGAAATATCTTCCACAGTTTTTTAAGTTCGTTGTTAGCAACCCACTTTCTGTTAAAACAAAG GTTCGAACAGTCAAG GACAATACTCTTTTGGAGGCATGCATAGAGAACCACACAAAGTCAAACCTTTACATGGATCAAGTCGAATTTGAACCTGCACAACAATGGATTGCAACGAGATTGGAAGTTGATGAACACACTTCAGAAACCAACTCTAAGACAAG AGGATTATTTAAACCACCCATTCTTGTTACAGCTGGAGGTGGAATATACAATTATCTGTATTTGTTAAAGTCAACAGTTGAATCTGGACGAGTAAGGGTTGATAGCAGCAGTATTCTTGGTAAATTTCAGATAACATGGCGTACAAACTTGGGTGAACCTGGACGACTTCAGACTCAGCAAATTTATGGCACT CCAATTGTTCACAAGGACATTGACTTGCATATTCTCGATGTTCCACCCATCATCGTGCTGGAGAGACCATTTCTG GTACATCTGTCTCTCAAAAATCAGACAGAGAGAACTCTAGGTCCCTTCGAAATCTTTACATCTCCAGGCATTTCTAGTGAAGAGAAGGTTGCCATGGTTAATGGAATCCAGAAGTTG GTGCTTCCACCAGTAGAAGCTTTTGATTCCAACATTATTGAACTG AACATGATCGCTCCAAGGTTAGGAGTTCAGAAAATATCTGGGGTAACAGTGTTTGATGTTCGTGAGAAGAAAGTGTATGATCCATTGCCGGATATAGAG ATCTTTGTCGATAGGGCTTGA